A DNA window from Cystobacter ferrugineus contains the following coding sequences:
- a CDS encoding 4'-phosphopantetheinyl transferase family protein — MRRAERLQLPGGRELFLGWAEVGAEDDAALSGLEREGLARCRTAKRRREFVAGRLAAHRALERLEPGARAEVTARAEGPDAGRPVLVPERGLALSISHSTGLAVAALARGGALGVDLEERVEAGEAFLEEAFAPGERAGYAAVCGAQVDATTAAWAMKEAVLKVWGVGLRAPLQKVAVRPVLLHAHAGLLALRVKLDTWELPPGLGEPPSVLDALLLTDGTGRVLAAAG; from the coding sequence GTGCGGAGGGCTGAGCGGCTCCAGCTCCCGGGTGGGCGGGAGCTCTTCCTGGGCTGGGCCGAGGTGGGGGCGGAGGACGACGCCGCCCTCTCCGGCCTGGAGCGCGAGGGGCTCGCCCGGTGCCGGACGGCCAAGCGGCGGCGGGAGTTCGTCGCGGGCCGGCTCGCCGCGCACCGCGCCCTGGAGCGCCTGGAGCCCGGCGCCCGGGCGGAGGTGACGGCGCGCGCCGAGGGGCCGGACGCGGGGCGCCCGGTGCTCGTGCCCGAGCGGGGACTCGCGCTGTCCATCTCCCACTCCACGGGACTGGCGGTGGCGGCGCTCGCGCGCGGCGGCGCGCTGGGCGTGGACCTGGAAGAGCGGGTGGAGGCGGGCGAGGCCTTCCTCGAGGAGGCCTTCGCGCCCGGTGAGCGCGCGGGCTACGCCGCCGTGTGCGGAGCACAGGTGGATGCCACCACCGCCGCCTGGGCGATGAAGGAAGCGGTGCTCAAGGTGTGGGGCGTGGGGCTGCGCGCCCCCTTGCAGAAGGTGGCGGTGCGCCCCGTGCTGCTCCACGCGCACGCGGGGCTCCTGGCCCTGCGGGTGAAGCTCGACACGTGGGAGCTGCCCCCGGGGCTCGGTGAGCCCCCGTCCGTCCTGGACGCGCTGCTGCTCACGGACGGCACGGGGCGGGTGCTGGCGGCCGCCGGCTGA